The Paenibacillus sp. FSL W8-0426 region CGTCGTGGCGGCCGATGGCGAAATTCACGACGATTATCGCATTGATTACCTGAAGCGGCACATTGCCGAGATGGGCGAAGCGATTCAGGACGGCGTCGATATTATCGGTTATACGAGCTGGGGACCGATCGATATCGTCAGCGCCTCTTCCGGCGAGATGAAGAAACGCTACGGTTACATCTACGTGGATCGCGACAACGCCGGTAATGGGGATTTGAAGCGGATCAAGAAGAAAAGCTTCCATTGGTACAAAAAAGTGATCGCATCCGGAGGAACGGATCTGGAGGCATAGGCGATCGCCGGTTCAATTTGGAAGGTTCGTCGTACCTGGCGAATCTTCTGGGTTTCGGACTTCCGGTGAAAGCGTTGACATCCTTGCGAGTTCGCGCTATACTTGACGCAATTATATCGTTATGGGATTGTTACTACACAAGTGTAGGCAAAACCTAAGCATCCAAAAGCAGACGTCGGAGGCTTTTTCAGGCATTTCGGCCGATCTTGGTCTCATGGGTTTGTTTTCCCGTGCAGCGAGTTCGCCGCGCCGTATGAAAGGTTACGACTTGCCGCGAATGACGTTCGCCTGAACGTTTTTTCCTTTGCGATGCTTGAGGTTTTTTTTGCGTGCCCGGGTAACGATGGTTTGCAGTTACGAGTGGATCGTGAATGGGGGATGGAAGTGAAAATAGCCAAGGTCATCAACAACAATGTAATCAGCATCTATCAGGCAGACGGGGCTGAGCTTGTCGTTATGGGGCGCGGAATTGCCTTCAAGAAAAAGCCGGGAGACAGAGTAGACGAGACCCGCATTCAGAAGGTGTTTGCCCTGAAGAACAAGCAGACCTCCGACAATTTCAAAATGCTGCTGCGCGAGGTTCCGATCGAGCTGGTCGAAATCGTCGAAGAGGTCATCACGCACGCGAGAGATAACATGGGCAGAAACCTGAATGAAAACATCTATGTATCCTTGACGGACCACATCAATTTTGCGATAGAACGATACCGCGAAGGCGTCGAGATCAAAAATGCGATGCTGTGGGAAATCAAACAGCTGTACAAGTCCGAATTCGCGCTTGGACTGCGCACGCTGGAACAGATCAAGTCCCGGCTCGGGTATGAGCTTCCGCAGGACGAAGCGGCCTTTATCGCGCTGCATATCGTGAATGCCGAAATGAATGAAGAAGTCGTGACCACGATGAACATGACCAAATTCATTCAGCAAATTATCAATATTGCGAAATACCATTTCAAGATGGAGTTCGATGAGGAATCGCTCAGTTATTACCGCTTCATTACCCACTTGAAATTTTTCTCGCAGCGTGTGCTGAACGGAACGCATTACGACAATAACTACGACCACTTCTACGACATGATCAAGGAGAAGCATCGGGAAGCGGCGGCATGCACGGAAAAGATCGAAATGTTCGTCAAAAAGGAATATGACCACGAGCTGACGAACGAGGAAAAGCTGTATCTGACCGTGCACATTGAACGAGTGGTTAATCGTTAATAAATAATTGTTGACAGAAATGGTTAAATAATTATATTATGTGATTAACAGGAATTAAATACGATTGAACTGGGATTGTTACTGGTTATGCAGGCAAAACCTAAGCCATGAGAAGGTGTATGCTCGTTTGGGCACCTTTCTTCAAGGCTTAGGTTTTTTGCGTGCAAAAAAATCGAAATACGCCTGTCGCAGAAAACATGGGGGTGCAGAGGATGAGTCATGAAAAGCTGGCCAAAGAAATCGTACAGCTGGTCGGTGGGGAGAAAAACGTCGTTTCCCTGGTGCATTGCGCAACGCGTTTGCGGTTTGTACTGAAGGACGACGCCAAAGCCGACAAAGCAACATTGGAAAAAACGGAAGGCATCATTGCCGTGAAAGAAAACGGAGGACAATTTCAAGTCGTCATCGGCAACACGGTGCCTGAGGTGTATAGTGCCATCGGCAAAGTCAGCAACATTCTGGACGATGGCGATTCCAAAGAAAAAAAGGGCAAGTCCATTAAAGGCCTTGGTGGCATTATCGACGTCATTTCGAGCATCTTTGCTCCACTGCTCGGCGTTATGGCCGGAGCCGGGATTTTAAAAGGGCTGCTGCTGATTGCCACCAACGCCGGCTGGCTCGCAACGACGGATACAAGCTACATCATTCTGTACGCGGCTGCGGATAGCCTGTTTTATTTCCTGCCGCTGCTGTTAGCGGTTACAACTTCGCGTAAGTTCCAGGGCAACACCTTTGTCGCGTTGACGATCGCAGGCGCACTGATCTATCCGACCATCATTACGTTAAAAAATGAAGGCACGCCAACCGACTTTTTCGGCATTCCGGTGGTCCTGATGAGTTATTCATCCACGGTCATTCCGATCATCATTTCGGTTATCGTGATGAGTTTCCTGGAGAGATGGCTGAACAAAGTCATTCATCAAAGCGTCAAAAACTTCATTACGCCATTGCTGCTGTTAGTGATTATGGTTCCGCTGACGCTGATTGCGTTCGGACCGTTCGGCGTATACGTCGGTAATGCCATTGCATCTGCGCTGGTAGCCGCATTTGGTTTCAGTCCGCTGCTGGCTGGAGCGGTCATGGGTGCGGGCTGGCAGCTGTTCGTCATCTTCGGCGTGCACTGGGGCTTGGTGCCGATCTTCATCAACAACGTTGCGGTTCACGGCCGCGACGGCATCAAACCTGCCGCAACGGCATCCGTATTCGCCCAAACGGGCGCGGCTTTTGGAGTCATGCTTAGAACGAAAAACAAAAAGCTGAGAACCCTGGCCGGGTCCTCTACGCTCACGGCTCTGTTCGGCATCACCGAACCGGCCATCTACGGGGTAACGCTGCCCCTGAAACGGCCATTCATCGCAGGTATTATCGGCGGAGCGATCGGGGGAGCGATCATCGGCCAAGCGGGAACCCAAGCGTTTGCATCCGGTGCGCCGGGACTGCTCACGCTGCCGATCTTCTACGGTCCAGGTGGACAAGGCTTCCCGGGCCTGATTATCGGGATCGTCGTTTCCTTTATCGTTTCGGCCGTATTGACGTATATTATGGGCTTCAAAGATCCGGTGGAGGAAGAAGCGGCCAAAGGCGAAACAGCCAATAAATCCGCATCATCCGCACAAGCATCGACATTGACTGCTGCGGCAGACCAACTGGTGCTTAGCCCGATCCAAGGTACGATCGTGGATCTCGCAGAAGTTCCGGACCCGGCATTTTCGTCCGGTGCGATGGGGCAGGGCGTTGCCATCGAGCCAAGCGTAGGCAGAGTGGTTGCTCCGTTCGACGGAACGGTAACTGTAGCCTTTAAGAAGAAACACGCATTGGCGGTCGTATCCGACAGCGGGGCTGAAATCCTGGTGCATGTCGGCGTGGACACCGTCAAGCTGGACGGACAGCATTTTGTGTCCCATATCAAGGAAGGAGACCGTGTAAAGGCAGGAGACCTGCTGCTCGAGTTCGACATCGCACAGATCAAGGCTGCCGGATACCATACGGTTACGCCGATTATCGTCACGAATTCTGCAAACTATGAACAAGTATTGCCTGCAAGCACGGGAGAGGTTCAGACGCAGGAGCCGCTCTTGAGCCTTCACGCTTCGAAATAGTTAGCATCTCAAATGTACAGCCATTTCCTAACTCGACAAACTTCGGTTTGTTCGGTAGGGAATGGCTTTCTTTATCGTTGAAGGCGAGAAGACTCCCTCCTCAAAAGCGTCAGCTTTAGGTGGGGGATGATAGCCATCTTTTGTATTCGGAACCGAACATATGTGCTATAATAATTGCAAGGAACGGAGGTGTATGGCATGCTCTTCCATAAAGCATACAAGTATCGGATCTACCCCGATCGTAAACAGCAGCAGTGGATCCATCAGATGTTTGGATGTTGCCGTTTTGTGTTCAACTATTTTCTGGGACAATGGAAGGATACGTTGGCTGCTACGGGCAAGGGCTTGTCGTACCATGCTTGTGCCACTCAGCTTCCAGATCTAAAGCAAGAACATCCTTGGTTGAAAAAAACGGATAGTATTGCTCTACAATCGGCTGTTCGGCATGTAGCCGATAGCTTTGATCGTTTTTTCAAGAAGCAGACGCAGACTCCGCTTTTCAAAAACCGTAAACATCCGGTGCAAAGCTACACTACCCGATATACGAATGGAAATATCGCTGTGAATGGGAGGAAGCTGAAGCTCCCCAAGCTGGGTGGCTGCGGTTTGCAAACTCCCGCCCCTGTGAAGGACGCATTCTCTCGGCGACGGTACGGCGAAATGCCGCGGGGAAGTATTTTGTTTCGCTCGTCTGTAAAGTGGAGATGGAGCCCTTACCGCATAACGAGAAGTCGGTAGGGATCGATCTGGGACTTAAAACGTTTGCGGTATCCTCCGAGGGTATGCGGGATACTCATCCGAAAGCCTGGAGCCGATATGAAAAGAAGTTGGCAAGCTGGCAGCGGAGGCTGGCCCGGCGTACGAAAGACGGTTCCAATGGGCAAAAAGCCAAACGGAAGATCGCCCTGATCCACGAGAGAATGGTGAATATCCGCCATGACTTTTTGCACAAGCTGTCCACCAAGCTGATTCGTGAAAACCAAACGATCAGTACCCTAGGACTTAAAGGTGTCTAACATGCTCAAGAATCACAAGCTGGCCAAATCGATTGCCGATGCGTCCTGGAGTGAGTTCAGAAGGCAGCTCACGTATAAAGCGGAATGGTACGGGCGCACCCTCAAGATTGCGATTACGTTTGCTCCGACAAGTCAAACCTGCCATGTATGCGGAGTGCTACACCGAGAAGTGAAAGATCTTGCGGTACGGCAATGGGTGTGTCCATCCTGCCAGACCCTCCATGATCGGGATGTCAATGCAGCCCGAAACATTAAGGATGTTGCCATGTAGATCGTCATATCGCCCGAGAACTGTGGGGACCACAGGGATCGCTTGGTCCACTTCGAACCAAGAGGTTCGATTACCCAAGAATCCCCCACTTCAAGCGAAGGCTAAGTGGTGGGAGTGTTCAATTGGAAAACATGATATCATTCAGAAGACCGCTTCAAGGTTGAATCATCTGGCAACTGGACTATTTTACATAAAGGGAGCCATTCTAATGAAGGAATACTTACAAAACATCGAACAGTGGTTAAGTGCGAATGCAGACAAGATTATTGAAAGTTCGTTGCAACCTCCGGCAAGCGAGCTTCAACTGTTAGAATTGGAAGCTGAACTAGGGAAAGCTTTGCCGAACGACTTTAAGCAGCTTTATTTGTGGAAGAATGGATTAACGGACGATGAAAATCTAGGCAGCTTATTTTATGGAATGGACTTTTATCCATTAGATCGGGTTAGGCAAGAATTTGACAGAAGAAGGGAATCTGACGGGAACTCCAATTTTGAACTGTTGACCGTCGACAAGGAGATTGATCCTTCCAACATGTATAATTCCGATTGGCTGCAGCTGGGCTTTGACGGATCGCACACCGGGTTGTTTCTGGATTTAGCACCCTCGATAGATGGACAATATGGACAGGTTATATTCATTGATGATGAATACCGCGTGGGGATTCTGGTAGCATCTACGATTAGAGAACTGGTAGCCCACTTCTCAAATGACCTCGTGAATGGACTATATCGCTTGGATGACGACGCATTGGATGAAGAGAATCATTACTTGGTGCCCGATGGGAAAATCAGCCTTGTGAACTGGAAAAATAGCGAAAGATGGGCTCGTTCATGAACGGCTTTTGACTTTTTTTCGTTGGAAAAATATAATATAGTTATTATTTCAATTGACATACGGAAGGAGCATAGACCGAAAATGACACATGCGATGAGACTGCGTTTCCTGACTTTGACCCGCTAATTAAATATGGTCAAGGCTCTGTTCGTTTGATCGGATCAGAGTAAACGGAATCAGTCTGTCCTTTTTTTCGGAAATGCTCATTTTAAATATAAGGGATAACGATGTCTTATTCCCGTTTACGTTGAATCGCAGGCGATGGTTTGCGATTTTTTGCGTTTTTTATCCATGCAGCGTTAAAAGCTCAAAACAAATCCAAGGACAGGAGGCACGTAAATGTTCAAAATGATGTTGTTGTTCTATTGATACGGGTCGGCACGAATCGGCTCGTATCGATACAGCGCTATCGATACGAAATATCAAACATTTCGGAGGTAGCGAAGATGGAAAAAATGTGTTTTGAAGTGGAACAAGTGGAGATCTCCTTTCAGGATAGAGTGTTACTGAATATTGAACGCTTGGCCGTGCATCAGTTTGACCGGATCGGGATCGTGGGGAGAAATGGCCAAGGCAAGAGCACGCTGCTTAAATTGCTTGCAGGACGGCTCATGCCAACAGCGGGCAGGGTAAAGCGTTATGTGGACTTTGGATACTTGGAGCAGATGGCCGCACCTGAAGATAAAAGTGAGATGGAGATTGATGCCAAATTGCTTTCGAGGCTGGCGATCCCGTCCCATTCTGGTTTAAGCGGCGGCGAAGAAACGCGGTTGAAGTTGGGGAATTTGCTGGCGCATTACCATGAGGCTTTACTGATCGATGAGCCCACCACGCATCTGGATCGTGACGGCATTGCTTTTATGATGGATGAGCTGCGGTTCTACTATGGTGCATTGATTCTCGTCAGCCATGATCGCGCGGTGCTCGATGAGCTCGTAACAACGATCTGGGAGGTCGAAGACGGCCAAGTGCATGTGTACACCGGAAACTATAGCGACTATAAAGCCCGTAAACAGCTGGAACATGAACAGCAAAATCAGGCATACGACCAATACGTGAAGGAAAAGAGGCGGCTCGAACGCGCTGCGCAGGACAAAATGGAGAAGGCAGCAAAAGTGACCCAGCCAGGCCGCACTTCGAAACGGGAAGCCAAGGCCAAGGCCAATCGCATGTTTGAGACGAAGTCAAAAGGAACAAGCCAAAAAGCGGTTCATCGCGCGGCCAAAGCCATCGAGCAGCGAATGGATCGGCTGCAGGAGGTTCACAAAGTTCAGGATCGCCAGCCCCTTGTCTTTCGTCAATCCGCTGCGCTGAAGCTGCATAACCGTTTTCCGATCATGGCAGATCGTTTGACCCTTTCGGTGGAGGGTAAAATGCTGCTACACAATGCAAGCTTCCAGATTCCTTTGGGGAGCAAAGTAGCCATTACGGGCGCAAACGGCAGCGGCAAGAGCACGCTGCTTAACCATATCGCCAAGGGAGGGCAAGGAATCATGTTGTCCCCCAAAGCCCGGATCGGGTATTTTCGGCAAATGAGTTATCGTTTTACGGCCGATGAAGGTATCCTGGCATTTTTGCACAAACGGACTACGGCCGAGGAAAAGCAAATCAGATCCGTGCTGCATGCGATGCGATTCAGTCATGCGGACCTGCAGCGCAGCGTGATGACCCTGAGCGGAGGTGAAGCGATCCGGCTTCAGCTGTGCCGGCTCTTTCTGGAGGAGTATAATATTTTACTGTTGGACGAACCGACGAATTTCCTGGATGTAGACGCCCTCGAGGCATTGGAGAACTTTGTGAAAGCTTATGAAGGAACGCTGATCTATGTAACGCACGATCAAGCGTTTGTACGCCATACCGCTGATATGGTTCTCCACATGGAGCAGGGCAGGTTAAGGCAGTAGGAACGAATAAGCTTCATCAATGCTTGTCAGACATGGAAGCCGCCAGCGTGAGTGCTGTCGGCTTTTTATGGCGATGTTCGCTGGAGGGTCCCTCCATCGTTCATGAAACATCGGTTGCGTCTGTCCGGAACCCGTATGTTTCTGTATGGAATCCGCAACGATTGGGATAAAATGGTTGACTCGATCCTGTGAATTAACTAATGTAGGGTTATCGCGGTTGGAACATAGAGGAGGCGCAATGAAGCTAAGGTCCCTTTCTTTCTTATGGAAACTGTTATTGTTCTCGATTGTAATAGGCACGCTGCCCGTGATTGTGCTGGGCGCTTTTTCATATTACAATTCTTCGCAAACCGTGCAAGAAAAGGTGAATGAGGGCAACAAACTGTTGTTGCGGCAAATGCAAACAGGCGTCGAGCAGATGCTCCGGACGGTGGATAACTCGGCAACGCAGTTTTTGCAATCCCCGGTGGTTAATCAGGTGTTTGCGAAGCCGATTACCAATCAGGATTTTGAAATGGTTCATGAATTATACAAAGGCATTGCCACGATTCAAACCTATGAGCTGGGCATCCGGGAAATTTATTTGTATAGTCTGGATCATCATTGGATGGTGACGAGCACCGGCGTGAATGAATATGCATCTCCGGGCTTTGGACCACAGCTCGAATCTTTCTCCCGTGAGCAGCCAGGCTCTTTTTGGAGTATGGTGCGATCCAATGATGCGGTGGATTCTGCGGGAGCCGTGTTTTTTGTAAAAAAGGTACCGTTTAATGCAGCAAATCCGAAAGGCATCATTGGCGTTGAACTGTCCCCGGACGTCATCCCAAGAAGAATGGCTGTTCAGAACGGTAATTTGGGAAACGCTTTCATATTGGATCAAAGCTTTCATCCGATCACGGTAGGAAATAGGGACATGGTACCCGTAAATGGCAGCGACGAATCCTATTTGCAGCAGCTTCAGGAAACGAAGTCGGCCGCAGGGCAGTATGTTTCCAAGCTGGAAGGCAAGGCGGTAACCGTCACTTATCGCAAATCGTCCTACAATGGCTGGATTTACGTGTCTGTTGCATCGAACGAACAGATCAATGAACAGAACCGGATTATCGGATGGATTACCTTGCTCGTCTGTTTGGCTATTTTGGCCATGACGTTGATTCTTGCCTGGTTTGGTTCCAGACGGATGTACCGTCCGATCCGTTCCATCCACGCAGCGCTGGCGGCCATTGGCACTGCGCGAGAGTGGGAGGAGCCTCTCGGGGAGCTGCAGGTGATCGGAGAACGCGTGAATGATTTAATACGCAACCAATCACATATGATGAACGAGCTTCAAGGGCAGCAGATACAGCTTAAAGAATTTTTCATGCATAAGCTGTTGGCTGGAGAGATTGGTCATGCAGACTTTGAAGAAAAATTGGGTTGGTACGGAATCGGCCAGGCGTGGCCGTGCATGAGTTTGCTCGCGATTCAGATCGATACGTTGCAGGATACCCGTTATGAAGAGGCAAATCGGGATTTGCTTATGTTTGCCATCAATAACATGGTTGGTGAACTGGTACCGCAGGCGAACCGATTGGAGCCGGTTGTTATAACGGACATGCAAGTCACTTTGCTGGGTTCAAGCAAAACAGGCCAAGAATTGAAGGAAGAACTGTTTATATTGGCGACGGGAATTCAAAGGACAGTCTCCAAGTATTTAGGGATTAAAGTGAGCATCGGAATAAGTCGACCGTTCGGTTCGTTTGCACGAACTCGGGAAGCATTGCATGAATCTGAGACGGCGCTTAAATTCAGCGTAGGACTTGGACAGGAATCGATTTTGTTCATTGAGGATGTGCAGCCGAAGACCCATGATGTGGGCATGTTCCCTCAAGACAAGGAACAAGCTTTATTTGATGCCATGCGGTCAGGCAACATCGTGCAGGCAGAGATCGAATTGAAACAATTCATTATGGAGCTTTTTCCGTCAAATACGTCATTCCAGGATTACCACTTGTCTTTGCTGCGTTTGTTGGTCGACATTCTCCGTTTCGGTCATGAACTGTCCATCTCGGCGGAAAGCACAACGGAAGACGAGTCTTCGCTGATCCAATCCTTGTTCAAGCTGCGCAATGTCAAAGAGATCGAGCACTGGTTCTGGTCATTGTTTGTTGAACCGTATACATGTGAGCTGGAGCGTCGTCGCGAAACGCAATTCAAACATATTTCAGAAGCCGTCATCGATATGATTCATCGTGAATATGACCATGATCTGACGCTGGAAAACTGTGCTGCCCGGATCAACTACCATCCTCATTACGTGAGCCGTGTGTTCCGTCAGGAGACAGGAATCAATTTTGGGGAATATTTGACGCAATATCGAATGGATATGGCCAAAAAGTGGTTAAAAGAGACCGATATGAAGATTTCGGAAATTGCAGAACGATTGCAGTACAACAACTCCGCCAACTTCATCCGTTCTTTTCGGAAAATTGTAGGGATGACACCTGGAAAGTTCAGGGGAGAGAGCTAGTGTGATCATCGTTGCCAGTAGAGTAGAAGAAAAAGCCCCATGGAATCGGCAATCTCCGATTGATGGGGCAGTTGCGTTTGTCTGGAATCTCGGTTTCCAATGATCTATTTGGTGGATTTGGCGTACTCCGCATTGATTTCTTCAATAATTTTGCTGCCGCCGCTTTGCAGCCACTGATCGACTGCTTTTGACCAATCGGCCTCGCTGGCCGTACCCATGATGAATTTGACGGTCGCGTCCTGAATGATTTTATTCAGTTCATTGCCGAGTTCGATGGCCGTATTCGAGATGAACGGTGCAGCAGGATTGGGTATGGCAAACGTAGCATTGTCCTTGAACAATTCCACGCTGCGCTTTTCCAGCTCGGTGCCGTAGTTTTCAACCTCGTTCTGCAAAATCATGAACTGGCTGCTGTCCGTCATTTCGGCCCGCAATTTCGGGTCCGGGTTCTGTACGTATTCCCCATTTTCAATCGTAAACTGTTTGCCTTCGATGCCGTAACGGAGCAGGTTTTGAATGTCTTTTTCAGACACGCTGTCGAAGTAGGCAAGAATTTGTTTGAGTTCTTCTTCCGTTTTCACGCTTGTTTTCGGGATCATATACATGCCCAAATAACCTGTTCCCGCTCGTGTAGCATCCCCATTTGGTCCGGCGATCCGGTTGATCAGCTGTATTTTAGCCTCGGGAGTCACTTTCTTGATATTGTCTTCAATGTTTTTGCCGTCAACCATGTTGTCGATCCATAGCCCGGCTTTGCCTTTATACATCACGGATCGCCCGTCTTGAACAAGCGCGAAATCCTGATTGATGAGTTTTTCATCATACAGTTTCTTATAGAACTTCAATGTTTCCAAATAGGCTTCGGTCATATGAGCGGGAATCAATTGGCCGTCTTTCAACTCCCATTCGTTGGGACCTCCGAGAAATACAAGCACATCCTTGAAGCCTGCGATATTGTTTCCCTGCATACCGACGGCAAGCCCGACTGTATCCTGGCGGCCGTTTAGATCCGGGTCCTCCGTGGCAAACGCTTTCAATACATCGTAAAGTTCATCTACGTTTGTCGGGGCATCCAATCCAAGGTGCTCAAGCCAATCTTGGCGAATCATTAACCCGAAGCGGGCGATATCCCGCTCACGGTAAAGGCCGTAAATTTTGTTGTCGATGGATGAATTGCTCAGTACGGTTTCGGACATCTTGCTCAAATTCGGGTAATCTTTCAAATAAGGTCCAAGCTCCCAGAACATGCCCGACCTGGCGGCATTCACGATAAAGGAGGCTTTGGGCTCCAAAGCTACGAAAGTTTTCGGAAGCTCGCCCGATGCCACGGTAGCGCTCAGTTTGTCCGTGTAGGACGAAGAGGGCACCCAAGATACGGTTAAATCGGTATTCGTTTTTTCCTCCAGTGTGGTGAGAATGGAACTGTTTGTGCTCATTTGCTCTGCACTATACGTAGGCAGCATCATCGTTAAGGCAAGTGGACCTGGGCTGCTTGAGCCCTGTTCTCCTTGGGTAGAAGCGGGTTCGTTTCCGCCGCAAGCGGTCACGGTCATAAGCATTGTTGCGATCAGAGCAGACGTAGCCAGCCGTGCTTTCCGATATCGTTTGTTCATCTTATTTCCCCCTACAACATAATGGTTGAATGAGCTGAATTCATTCGGGAGCGGTTAGCCTTTCACGGAGCCCAGCAAGACCCCTTTGGCAAAATGCTTTTGCAAAAACGGATACACCAGCAAAATCGGCAGCGTGGATACGACAATGACCGCCATCTTGATGGATTGTTCCGGCGGCGATACGTAATCCGACTCCATGGCCGCGGAATCCCCGATTCCGCCCGAAGCCAAAATGACGAACTGCCGCAACAAAACCTGTATGGGCCATTTGGCATTATCGTTGATATAGAGTACGGCGCTGAAATACGTGTTCCAGTGACCTACGGCGTAGAACAACGAGAAGGTCGCAATGGCAGGCATGGAAAGCGGGATCACGATCCGAAAGAACACGCCGAGATCGTTACATCCATCGATTTTGGCCGATTCCTCCAGGCTTTCGGGGAGCTGCTGGAAAAAGTTGCGGATAATGATCAGGTTAAATGCACTGATTGCTCCCGGAATGAGCAAAGACCAATACGTATCGATCATGCCCAGTTGTTTAACTACGAGGAATGTGGGAATCATGCCGCCGCTGAACAGCATCGTGAATACGACCAGCACCAGAATCGGTTTGCGAAAATCCATGTCTTTGCGCGCCAACGGATAGGCCATCAAGCAGGTAAAGAAGATGTTAATCAACGTGCCGAATGCCGTAATGTAAATGGTCACGAACAGGCTTTTGACAAGGGTAGGGGTAGAGAAGATGTACCTGTATGCATCCAGTGTAAACTCTGTTGGGAACAAAATGAAGCCGCGAAGCAGCAATTCCTTCTGTGTGGCGAAAGAACCGGCAACCACGTAAATGAAAGGAAGCACGGTTAACAAAGCAAATGCGGCCAATAACGCGATATTCAAACTGTCAAAAATGCGGCTTCCCAAGCTGGGTTTGATCATCATTCTTTCCATGCTC contains the following coding sequences:
- a CDS encoding PRD domain-containing protein, producing MKIAKVINNNVISIYQADGAELVVMGRGIAFKKKPGDRVDETRIQKVFALKNKQTSDNFKMLLREVPIELVEIVEEVITHARDNMGRNLNENIYVSLTDHINFAIERYREGVEIKNAMLWEIKQLYKSEFALGLRTLEQIKSRLGYELPQDEAAFIALHIVNAEMNEEVVTTMNMTKFIQQIINIAKYHFKMEFDEESLSYYRFITHLKFFSQRVLNGTHYDNNYDHFYDMIKEKHREAAACTEKIEMFVKKEYDHELTNEEKLYLTVHIERVVNR
- a CDS encoding beta-glucoside-specific PTS transporter subunit IIABC, whose amino-acid sequence is MSHEKLAKEIVQLVGGEKNVVSLVHCATRLRFVLKDDAKADKATLEKTEGIIAVKENGGQFQVVIGNTVPEVYSAIGKVSNILDDGDSKEKKGKSIKGLGGIIDVISSIFAPLLGVMAGAGILKGLLLIATNAGWLATTDTSYIILYAAADSLFYFLPLLLAVTTSRKFQGNTFVALTIAGALIYPTIITLKNEGTPTDFFGIPVVLMSYSSTVIPIIISVIVMSFLERWLNKVIHQSVKNFITPLLLLVIMVPLTLIAFGPFGVYVGNAIASALVAAFGFSPLLAGAVMGAGWQLFVIFGVHWGLVPIFINNVAVHGRDGIKPAATASVFAQTGAAFGVMLRTKNKKLRTLAGSSTLTALFGITEPAIYGVTLPLKRPFIAGIIGGAIGGAIIGQAGTQAFASGAPGLLTLPIFYGPGGQGFPGLIIGIVVSFIVSAVLTYIMGFKDPVEEEAAKGETANKSASSAQASTLTAAADQLVLSPIQGTIVDLAEVPDPAFSSGAMGQGVAIEPSVGRVVAPFDGTVTVAFKKKHALAVVSDSGAEILVHVGVDTVKLDGQHFVSHIKEGDRVKAGDLLLEFDIAQIKAAGYHTVTPIIVTNSANYEQVLPASTGEVQTQEPLLSLHASK
- a CDS encoding SMI1/KNR4 family protein, producing MKEYLQNIEQWLSANADKIIESSLQPPASELQLLELEAELGKALPNDFKQLYLWKNGLTDDENLGSLFYGMDFYPLDRVRQEFDRRRESDGNSNFELLTVDKEIDPSNMYNSDWLQLGFDGSHTGLFLDLAPSIDGQYGQVIFIDDEYRVGILVASTIRELVAHFSNDLVNGLYRLDDDALDEENHYLVPDGKISLVNWKNSERWARS
- the abc-f gene encoding ABC-F type ribosomal protection protein; this encodes MEKMCFEVEQVEISFQDRVLLNIERLAVHQFDRIGIVGRNGQGKSTLLKLLAGRLMPTAGRVKRYVDFGYLEQMAAPEDKSEMEIDAKLLSRLAIPSHSGLSGGEETRLKLGNLLAHYHEALLIDEPTTHLDRDGIAFMMDELRFYYGALILVSHDRAVLDELVTTIWEVEDGQVHVYTGNYSDYKARKQLEHEQQNQAYDQYVKEKRRLERAAQDKMEKAAKVTQPGRTSKREAKAKANRMFETKSKGTSQKAVHRAAKAIEQRMDRLQEVHKVQDRQPLVFRQSAALKLHNRFPIMADRLTLSVEGKMLLHNASFQIPLGSKVAITGANGSGKSTLLNHIAKGGQGIMLSPKARIGYFRQMSYRFTADEGILAFLHKRTTAEEKQIRSVLHAMRFSHADLQRSVMTLSGGEAIRLQLCRLFLEEYNILLLDEPTNFLDVDALEALENFVKAYEGTLIYVTHDQAFVRHTADMVLHMEQGRLRQ
- a CDS encoding AraC family transcriptional regulator, with the translated sequence MKLRSLSFLWKLLLFSIVIGTLPVIVLGAFSYYNSSQTVQEKVNEGNKLLLRQMQTGVEQMLRTVDNSATQFLQSPVVNQVFAKPITNQDFEMVHELYKGIATIQTYELGIREIYLYSLDHHWMVTSTGVNEYASPGFGPQLESFSREQPGSFWSMVRSNDAVDSAGAVFFVKKVPFNAANPKGIIGVELSPDVIPRRMAVQNGNLGNAFILDQSFHPITVGNRDMVPVNGSDESYLQQLQETKSAAGQYVSKLEGKAVTVTYRKSSYNGWIYVSVASNEQINEQNRIIGWITLLVCLAILAMTLILAWFGSRRMYRPIRSIHAALAAIGTAREWEEPLGELQVIGERVNDLIRNQSHMMNELQGQQIQLKEFFMHKLLAGEIGHADFEEKLGWYGIGQAWPCMSLLAIQIDTLQDTRYEEANRDLLMFAINNMVGELVPQANRLEPVVITDMQVTLLGSSKTGQELKEELFILATGIQRTVSKYLGIKVSIGISRPFGSFARTREALHESETALKFSVGLGQESILFIEDVQPKTHDVGMFPQDKEQALFDAMRSGNIVQAEIELKQFIMELFPSNTSFQDYHLSLLRLLVDILRFGHELSISAESTTEDESSLIQSLFKLRNVKEIEHWFWSLFVEPYTCELERRRETQFKHISEAVIDMIHREYDHDLTLENCAARINYHPHYVSRVFRQETGINFGEYLTQYRMDMAKKWLKETDMKISEIAERLQYNNSANFIRSFRKIVGMTPGKFRGES
- a CDS encoding extracellular solute-binding protein — protein: MNKRYRKARLATSALIATMLMTVTACGGNEPASTQGEQGSSSPGPLALTMMLPTYSAEQMSTNSSILTTLEEKTNTDLTVSWVPSSSYTDKLSATVASGELPKTFVALEPKASFIVNAARSGMFWELGPYLKDYPNLSKMSETVLSNSSIDNKIYGLYRERDIARFGLMIRQDWLEHLGLDAPTNVDELYDVLKAFATEDPDLNGRQDTVGLAVGMQGNNIAGFKDVLVFLGGPNEWELKDGQLIPAHMTEAYLETLKFYKKLYDEKLINQDFALVQDGRSVMYKGKAGLWIDNMVDGKNIEDNIKKVTPEAKIQLINRIAGPNGDATRAGTGYLGMYMIPKTSVKTEEELKQILAYFDSVSEKDIQNLLRYGIEGKQFTIENGEYVQNPDPKLRAEMTDSSQFMILQNEVENYGTELEKRSVELFKDNATFAIPNPAAPFISNTAIELGNELNKIIQDATVKFIMGTASEADWSKAVDQWLQSGGSKIIEEINAEYAKSTK